The Deinococcus hopiensis KR-140 sequence ATGGCCGCCGGGCGCACCCCACCCAGGCCCTGCTGGACGCCTACACCATTCGGCAGGAATACGGCAGTCTGGAGGGCAAAACCGTCGCCATCATCGGCGATATCCGCCACTCGCGTGTGGCCCGTTCCAACGCCGAACTGCTGCCCAAGCTGGGCGCGAAGGTGGTGTTGTGCGGCCCGGCCACCCTCCTTCCGGTGGACCTCGCCGCGTTGCCCGGCGTGACGCTGAGCACCGATCCGAAGGAAGCCGTGCGCGGGGCCCACGCGGTCATGGCCCTGCGGCTCCAGCAGGAGCGCATGAGCGGCGGCTACCTCGCCAGCCTGCAGGAATACGCGGCAACGTACCAGGTCAATGACGCCCTGCTGGCTGAGGCCGAGAGCGGCGCGATTGTCCTGCATCCTGGCCCCATGAACCGCGACCTGGAAATCAGCTCCGACGTGGCCGACGGCGGGCAGAGCCGGATTCTGCGGCAAGTGGAAAACGGTCAGGCCGTGCGGATGAGCGTGCTGTACCACCTGCTGGTGGGACGGGAATAGCTCTGCGCCCTCTTTCCTCAAGGGCAGAGGGCGGGGGTAAGGAGGCGTGTGGCCAATTTGAACGCCTACAGGGGAACTTGCCCTCCTCCGCGGACCACGCCGGAGCTTGGCCTACTTGCCCCCGCCCAGCCTCCCCTTTGCAAGCAGCGCTGCGGGCCAAGGGGAAGGGCCGAAGAGCCAGAGCTTCGGCGGCATTGAAGGGACTGAAATGACACAACTCACCATCACCAACATCAAACGCCCTGGCTCCGACCAACCCGAATCCATCACCGTCGAACACGGCGTCATCAAGGGCTGGAACCTTCCGCACGAGGGCGAAGTCATCGATGGTCAGGGCGGCACCCTCGCCCCCGCCCTGACCGAACTCCACGCGCACCTGCGCGAGCCGGGACAGACGGAAAAAGAAGACCTCGCCTCGGGCCTCGCGGCGGCGGCGGCGGGTGGATACGGCACGGTGGTGTCGATGCCCAACACGTCGCCCGTGGTGGATGACCCGGCCATCGTGCGTGCCCTGATCGAGAAGGCGGAGGGGCTGGGCTTTGCACGCCTAAAGCCTGCTGCGGCCCTCACCAAGGGCCAGAAGGGCGAACAACTCGCCGAACTCGCCTTTCTGAAGGACGCGGGCGCCGCCATGTTCACCGACGACGGGCGCACAAACGAGAACGCGCGCGTGCTGCGGCTGGGTCTGGAATACGCCCACAGCCTGGGCATGGTGATCAGCGTCCACGCCGAGGACGCCACGCTGCGTGCGGACGGCGTGATAAACGAGGGGCCCGTGTCCGAAGCGCTGGGCCTGCCTGGAAACCCGGCGGCAGCGGAAGC is a genomic window containing:
- a CDS encoding aspartate carbamoyltransferase catalytic subunit, producing MTPSASRPRHLLDFTEWTPERLTALLDNAETMGQVLDRPVKKVPALQGLTVCTAFFENSTRTRVSFELAARRMSADVVSFAAGASSLSKGESLRDTVEVLTAYKVDAYIVRHPASGAAHLVARYSGKPVINAGDGRRAHPTQALLDAYTIRQEYGSLEGKTVAIIGDIRHSRVARSNAELLPKLGAKVVLCGPATLLPVDLAALPGVTLSTDPKEAVRGAHAVMALRLQQERMSGGYLASLQEYAATYQVNDALLAEAESGAIVLHPGPMNRDLEISSDVADGGQSRILRQVENGQAVRMSVLYHLLVGRE